Proteins encoded together in one Osmerus eperlanus chromosome 20, fOsmEpe2.1, whole genome shotgun sequence window:
- the ing4 gene encoding inhibitor of growth protein 4 isoform X2 yields the protein MAAGMYLEHYLDSIENLPFELQRNFTLMRDLDQRTEDLKGQIDLKAKEYTSNARSLTSEQKLALLRDIQQSYGKCKEFGDDKVQLAMQTYEMVDKHIRRLDTDLARFEADLKEKQIESTDYDSTSSKGRDKSDLRGPKEKKVARSRSKVKSDEDCSPKSAQKKVKLTQTADVPAPVVNFGNVHPSDVLDMPVDPNEPTYCLCHQVSYGEMIGCDNTDCSIEWFHFACVGLTTKPRGKWYCPRCTQERKKK from the exons ATGGCGGCGGGAATGTATTTGGAACACTACCTGGACA GTATTGAAAACCTTCCTTTTGAGCTTCAAAGAAATTTCACACTCATGAGAGATCTGGACCAGCGGACCGAGG actTGAAAGGCCAGATAGACTTGAAGGCTAAGGAGTACACGTCCAACGCACGGTCTCTGACCTCGGAGCAAAAACTTGCTCTGCTCCGGGACATACAGCAGTCCTACGGCAAATGTAAAGAATTTGGAGACGACAAGGTGCAGCTGGCCATGCAGACTTATGAAATG GTGGACAAGCACATTCGTCGCCTGGATACAGACCTTGCCCGCTTCGAAGCTGACCTGAAGGAGAAGCAGATTGAAAGCACCGACTATGACTCCACCTCCAGCAAAGGAAGAGACAAGA gCGATCTGAGGGGTCCCAAGGAGAAGAAGGTGGCCAGgtccaggtcaaaggtcaagtcAGACGAGGACTGCAGCCCCAAGAGCGCCCAGAAGAAAGTCAAGCTCACACAGAC AGCGGATGTACCCGCCCCTGTGGTGAACTTCGGGAACGTGCACCCCTCTGATGTGCTGGACATGCCGGTGGACCCCAACGAGCCCACCTACTGCCTCTGTCATCAGGTGTCCTATGGAGAAATGATTGGCTGTGACAACACAGAC TGCTCCATTGAGTGGTTCCACTTCGCCTGCGTAGGTCTGACCACGAAACCCAGAGGGAAGTG GTACTGCCCACGGTGTActcaggagaggaagaagaagtga
- the ing4 gene encoding inhibitor of growth protein 4 isoform X1: MAAGMYLEHYLDSIENLPFELQRNFTLMRDLDQRTEDLKGQIDLKAKEYTSNARSLTSEQKLALLRDIQQSYGKCKEFGDDKVQLAMQTYEMVDKHIRRLDTDLARFEADLKEKQIESTDYDSTSSKGRDKKPCSSITICLSSLCSGDLRGPKEKKVARSRSKVKSDEDCSPKSAQKKVKLTQTADVPAPVVNFGNVHPSDVLDMPVDPNEPTYCLCHQVSYGEMIGCDNTDCSIEWFHFACVGLTTKPRGKWYCPRCTQERKKK, translated from the exons ATGGCGGCGGGAATGTATTTGGAACACTACCTGGACA GTATTGAAAACCTTCCTTTTGAGCTTCAAAGAAATTTCACACTCATGAGAGATCTGGACCAGCGGACCGAGG actTGAAAGGCCAGATAGACTTGAAGGCTAAGGAGTACACGTCCAACGCACGGTCTCTGACCTCGGAGCAAAAACTTGCTCTGCTCCGGGACATACAGCAGTCCTACGGCAAATGTAAAGAATTTGGAGACGACAAGGTGCAGCTGGCCATGCAGACTTATGAAATG GTGGACAAGCACATTCGTCGCCTGGATACAGACCTTGCCCGCTTCGAAGCTGACCTGAAGGAGAAGCAGATTGAAAGCACCGACTATGACTCCACCTCCAGCAAAGGAAGAGACAAGA AACCATGCTCCTCTATAACCatctgtctttcctctctctgctcaggCGATCTGAGGGGTCCCAAGGAGAAGAAGGTGGCCAGgtccaggtcaaaggtcaagtcAGACGAGGACTGCAGCCCCAAGAGCGCCCAGAAGAAAGTCAAGCTCACACAGAC AGCGGATGTACCCGCCCCTGTGGTGAACTTCGGGAACGTGCACCCCTCTGATGTGCTGGACATGCCGGTGGACCCCAACGAGCCCACCTACTGCCTCTGTCATCAGGTGTCCTATGGAGAAATGATTGGCTGTGACAACACAGAC TGCTCCATTGAGTGGTTCCACTTCGCCTGCGTAGGTCTGACCACGAAACCCAGAGGGAAGTG GTACTGCCCACGGTGTActcaggagaggaagaagaagtga
- the fam131ba gene encoding uncharacterized protein fam131ba produces MGCIGSRTITAEAVPVRKDGEQLSMEDTTSILPRLKRNSNAYGIGALAKSSLTGVSGVSRSMKDKVTKPTAMAQGRVAHMIEWQSWGIPSAGPEGCSGRTKLQREKQRRLENDAYSEMSDGEKEARFAAGIMQQFAISQATLFGWNMEGESLCAGSNQGSEAHLSEVNQESITSRDQVLHPSSADVWPRTYVSQGLYCLSSSDAWEPISNEPSGVASPAAGSFIVAGGGGLGTPGGEGYEGGVGGYTQQSQPISLQQQNQLQQFQHLQHFQHQQLLQYQQQQQSMEHRLHSASHSLQATPNSTIHSLGLPTHPRLADLWGSAQVEAHQVEIVGQMNCQPMADLVGGVVGMLEADVERECIPEQQEEEEAKEEGVTLTLEAEPATLTPSYLRENAMPIGSFSPGLVPTEPIMGRLPFDVTPCVIQSLEEKDEEAEEGSIVVVATN; encoded by the exons ATGGGCTGCATCGGCTCCAGGACCATCA cagCGGAGGCGGTTCCTGTACGGAAGGATGGGGAGCAG ctctctatGGAAgacaccacctccatcctccctcgtcTGAAGCGGAACTCTAATGCCTACGGGATCGGTGCTCTGGCTAAGTCCTCTCTGacaggtgtgtcag GTGTGAGTCGCTCCATGAAGGACAAGGTGACCAAGCCCACTGCCATGGCTCAGGGCCGAGTGGCCCACATGATCGAGTGGCAGAGCTGGGGCATACCATCCGCTGGGCCAGAGGGGTGTTCGGGACGTACCAAGCTGCAGCGAGAGAAGCAGAGGCGGCTGGAAAACGACGCCTACAGCGAAATGAGTgacggagagaaggaggcccgcTTTGCAGCAG GTATCATGCAGCAGTTTGCCATCTCGCAGGCTACTCTGTTTGGCTGgaacatggagggggagagccTGTGTGCTGGCTCCAATCAGGGCAGCGAGGCCCACCTGAGTGAAGTCAACCAGGAGAGCATCACCAGCCGAG ACCAGGTGCTGCACCCCTCCTCTGCGGACGTCTGGCCACGTACCTACGTCTCCCAGGGCCTctactgcctctcctcctcagatgCCTGGGAGCCCATCAGCAATGAGCCCTCGGGCGTGGCCTCCCCGGCGGCCGGCTCCTTCATCGTGGCGGGCGGCGGGGGGTTGGGTacgcctgggggggaggggtacgagggtggggtggggggctacACGCAGCAGAGCCAGCCGATAAGCCTgcagcagcagaaccagctcCAGCAGTTCCAGCATCTCCAGCACTTCCAGCATCAGCAGCTGCTGCAGTACCAACAGCAGCAACAG TCAATGGAGCACCGGCTACACAgtgcctcccactctctccaagCCACACCCAACAGCACCATCCACAGTCTTGGTCTGCCCACCCACCCTCGCCTGGCTGACCTATGGGGTTCAGCACAGGTGGAGGCTCACCAGGTGGAGATCGTCGGACAGATGAACTGTCAGCCAATGGCTGACCTGGTTGGGGGTGTGGTCGGTATGTTGGAGgcggatgtggagagagagtgcattccagagcagcaggaagaggaggaagccaAG GAAGAAGGGGTTACATTAACCTTAGAGGCGGAGCCTGCCACTCTAACCCCCTCTTATCTGCGAGAGAATGCCATGCCAATCGGAAGCTTCAGCCCGGGATTGGTCCCCACAGAACCAATCATGGGTCGTCTCCCCTTTGATGTCACGCCCTGCGTCATCCAATCGCTAGAGGAAAAGgatgaagaggcagaggagggttcCATTGTTGTTGTGGCAACCAATTGA